The Deltaproteobacteria bacterium genome contains the following window.
TGAGGCTACTTTTAGCGACCACTTCGCTTAGCTCGCTTGCCCCTTGGTTGCGTCCTTCGGCGTAGCCTTCTTCACGTGCTTGGGCGCGAAGTGCATCGGCCTCGGTGCGCGCGTTTTCAAGCAGCTGGGATGCTTCCTCTTGAGCCTTGTCTCGGATCTCATCAGCTTGGGAGCGTGCTTCAATGGTGGAGCGTTCAATAATTGGAGCGCGTCGACCCACGTCGGAGAACTCCTGTCCTCCAGATGATTCAGAGGCGTCGGTGCTGCTGCGTTTGATTACTTTTCCCATAGTCCGATTCTGCCACGAGCCGGAGCATCTTGGAAGGATCAGGCTTCATTCTCGTCCGGATTATCGGATTCATCTTCTTTCGAAGTGAAATTGGGCTCCGCCGGGGTCTGAAATCTATCGGGATTGTGGAATCGAAGAGGGTGATCGGCCCATTTGGCGTCTAATTTACCGCGGGCAAGCAACTCAGGGATTTCCGCCAACACAGCATCTTGGAAATTGAGAATTAAAGCTTTGCTCATATCTTCCATGCTTTGGGCAATCTTGACCATACGCCGAAAGAGAAGGCCTGGTTCTCGCGGTAATCTTTGAGAAAAAGCCATCGCAAAATCTTCGGGAAGTCCGAGGCAACTTTTAGCCATTCGCCAAAGGCCCGCTTTATGAAAGAAGTCGTCGTAGGTGGTGAAGTCCGTTGCGACCCGGGATAGAAATCGCTGCGCGCTTTTAAGCTCCAGCGGGTCTCCAATGGTGGCCTTTTTAACGGCCAAAATAAGCTCTTCAGTTTGCTCGGTAGGCAGCTGCCGGCATAAATCGATCAACGCCATTTTTCCGACTGAGACAAAAGCTTGTCCAAGTTCAGCAAGCCCCGCTTTACGCATTAATATGGCCAGCTCTTTGCGGTCAAACCGGATTAAATCCTGAAACGTAAATTCTTTAAGCGCGCCTTGGTTCGGCATTGGGAAAAACCGAGCTTCAAACATTTGCTGTACAGTCTCAAGGATCTGCGGTTTGATTTTTGCCATCTGTCGTTTGGGTGGCATGGCATCTCGGGTGGCCGGTGGAAGGCGCCTGACGACGGACTTAATCGTTTTGGATGGCAGGCTTATGAGCACTGAGCCCACAATACGCGGTGATTCGTTTTGTAATTCGTAAGAGAGCCAGGAAGGGTCGATGCGCTCGATGCCTCGATTACTTTTATTGCGTAGGGCTTCTTGGAGTTGATTGACCATGAAGTTCACGCGTTTTTCACGCTCAACATTTAAGAGCGCTTGTGCTTTTTCTTGAATAGCACCACGTTTGTGCTCGGGTAGATAGTCGAGGAGCTTGAGTTCATCGCGTCCACCCACGGTGAGTGTCGTGATGAGGAGCATGGCATCTCGTTCAGAGAGCGGCTCGAAAAAAGGGTGCATCGGGTGTTAACTCAACTTGGCGGAGGTAAGCTCTCACCGCCTTGGCGCTGTTGAGCTTTCATGATTTGTGCTTGAAGACGAGTTAATTTGCCGCGTACTGTTTTGAGACGGATCTGGGAAAAGATGAGAAGGCTGGTAATGCCAAGAAATGCCAGAACGAAAAATCCGGTAAGAAGGTTCAGGTTCTGTTTCGAGAATTTAGTTGCCCAAGAGTTTCCGATTTGAGCGCCCATTGCAGCCATCTCCGCGGAGGCCACCGTTGGCATCACGGGAATCAAGAGTGGGTAGACCCTGTCGGAGGTAAGGTTTTCAACGCCGGCGGCTACGAGCTGTTGGATTTGAGGCTCGCTAAGAGGCTTTTCACCACCTGCGCCAGGCAAGTAGCGCAGTGTAACGCTGGCTGTCGTTTGCGGTCTTTGCTCATCAGAAGTTCGCAGTGCGCTTTCTTCGGGAATGACAAGTTGAACTTGAGCATCAAGTACGCCGTCTACGAGTTTAAGTTGTTTTTCAATTTCACCTTCGAGTGCGGCCAGCTTTTTGGCTTTTTCTTCAGCGGACGTTGGAATCAAACCTCCCTCGGCAAAGACATCGGTGTATCCCTTGTCTTTGCGCCGAGGCATTTCGTAGCGGTTTAAGAGCCGAATAGCATCCACTCGAGCACTTGCAGGAACCACGATGTTGAAGTTCACGGTACGGCCTGAATCGATCATCAGCTTGTTGGCTTGTAGTTTGTGATCGGTCAAGAGCTCGATGATTTGATTGGCTTCGCGTTCATCAATTCCATGAATAACGGTTTCGCTGCTGCAGGCGCTTAAGAGCCCTGTCATGAATACAGTGATTAAGAGAATTTTGGTGTAATGAATCACTTCTATTCCTCATGGCTGGATTCAATATTTTGACCCGGCGCAATATGACTACAGTCCAACGCTATCAGGTGCCGAAACCGCCCGATATTGGTTAACTTAGCACTATCTCGGATGCAATATCCAATAGGATGAGGAGAGGTGAGCGGAGCTTGGATAAGCTCCGACTTCGAAAGACAAGGTTTAGACCTGAGTGTTCATAGTCTGCTTGATGCCACTTGTGGCTTTTTCGACCACTTTGCTTGTGATTTCGAGTTCTTGGCTGAAGCGATAAATACCCGCTTGCATGGCGAGTAGTTCGGATGAGTTAAATTTCTTACCCGAGAGTGCCATCTTCATGATGCCAGCCATTTTGTCTTGCCCACTGACGAGTTGTTCAACAACTTCAGTCATTTTTGAGCGCTCCACTTTGGCAGCTTGGCCAACTGTGGTTGAGGATACCGGTCCGCCTTGCTGAGCTTGAAGTAACACATTGGCTGATTGGGTGGTGCCTTCTACGGTTCTTGAAGGTTGGACTTCTTGAACTTGGTTCACCTGCTGGGCTTGCTGTGTTTGCTGAGCTTGCTGTGCCTGCATGGAGTCTTGAAAATTGGCTCCGTCGGCTCCGCCTTGTTGCTCTTGAAGCTTTTGCAGCTGCTCTTGAGCCTGCTGCATTTCCTTCATCAATTCGCCAGCTGCTTTACTAATTCCGCCGCCTGTCGGGTCCATAGTGCCTCCAAGTCATCTCTCTCGCCGGGCAACATGCCCTCGGGGATTGAGATCATCAATGTACATTCACGCAAGGCAGGTGAATTGGTTGCTAATTTTTCGTTTGATTAGGCCCTCAGGTAATTTTCATGATCGGGCCCAAAAAACTGTTAAGTTAAGCGATTTTAGGTGCTTAGCCGAGATCATCGTAGAGGATGCGCCTCAGTTTATCGACGACGCGTCCGTGAAGCCTGCTGGTCCAACTCTTAGAAAGCCCCAAATGGTCGCCCACTTCCTGGAGACTCATTTCCCTGTAGTAGTACATTTCCATCAATTGGCGTTCTTGATCGCCCAAACCAGCGATGGTTTTGCGAACCAAGGCCCGAGCTTGTTCAAGGCCGAGTGCTTCCTCGGGAAGTGGATTGTTGGTGTCTTCGAGCTGAAGCCCCTCGGTGCCATCGATGGCGGTGAGGTAAACTGCGGCTAAACCCTCAACAGCTGCTGCAAGATCTTGGACTGCGTGTTCAAATGGGTTCTCGGGTGCTTGTTCGCCGCTCTCTTCGGCAAAGGCGACGGCTGCGAGGTATTCGTTGGCTCGCTCTTCAAATCTTGCCTTGGCGTACTCAGTTCGGCTCATCCAGCCCATACTGCGTAGGCCGTCGTATACTGCTCCGCGGATGCGGTAGTAGGCGAAGGTCATAAAGTTCGCGCCGGCTTCCGGATCAAAGCGTTGGGCGGCTTCAAGCAGACCGATCATGCCGTATTCAACGAGATCATCGAATTCGATGTCGGGCGGGAGTTTTTTGCGAACTTTTCCGGCGATAGAGCGCACATAGGGCGTGTATTGTTCAACAACAGCCTTTGAGTCGCTGAAGTCTATATCAGGTTGCTTGGTCTTTTTGCGCTTACCGCTCGACTCCGCTGCTGACTCTGTCATGTCTCAGCCCCCCGAGTACTTGATGGACTCCTCGGATACATCGTCAAGCAACTGAGCAAAGACTGGCGATGATTCGAGTTGTTCTGCGATGGCCTCAAAAAAGTTTTCAACGTCTTCTTCGCTGGCACTTTCAAGAAGCTTTGCGAATTTTTTCTTTTTCTTGAGGACAGCCTTAGAAAAGAGCTCTGCCCGTTTCTTCCGGTCTGCTCCTTGGTTTTGTTTTAAAACCGCGCCGAAGGCACGAACCAAGTCGGCTAAGTCAGCGTTGCTAAACTGCAGCTTACCCGCCATTTTCTGGCCTTGAAGAGATTGAAGCCGGCTTGCGAGGCTCGCTCCCTTCATTTCAAACCCGTCTTTGGTGGTTTTCGGAGCATCTGTTTTGGCAGCGTCCCCAGTTTTTCCTGCTTCGGCGCCGGCCTTTTGAGCGGCAGCTTCCGTTACGGGTTTCGGGGGTCCTGAAGGGGGCTTTGAGCCTCCACCAATGCGCGTCATAAATTACTCTCCTCGAGTAGTTGGTCGATTAGCCAAAAACGCCTACGCCATGGGCTTCTTTGAGCGCTTTGGCAAATGCCGCCGCTGGGCTCTCGGGGTCGCAGGCAATGGCTTTATCCAGTGAGGCCAGGGCTTTGCCACTTTGATTGAGAAACAATAAAATTTCTCCAACCGCAGCATGCGCCGCTGCAGAACCCGGATTGAGTTCTACGGCTTTTTGGTTGGCCTTGAGTGCCGGATTAAAATGGCCTTGGGCAAAGTAAATATGCCCCAGTGCGATGTGCGGTACCTCAGAGTGGGGAATCAAGGCGGCAACGCCGTGAAACACTTCTTCGGCTTCCTTCATTTTTCCGAGTTCCATGTAGAGATAACCCGACTCAAGCAGCAAGGTGAGCTGCTTTTGTGGAATATCGATGATGCCTTGGACTATTTCTTGTTCGCTCATAACCCTACCTGACTTCAGTCTGTGCGGTGCCCAGATGAGTCTTTTGAGACCGTGTAAAACTCTAAGACAGCTTATGCCCAAACACAAACGCCGCGGGACCTTTGAAAGGTGCCGCGGCGTCGTAAATGATATCTCAATCGGTGCCCCCAACAAGGCTGGCCGATATTATCTAACGTTTTGAATCATACCCTTAGCAGTGTCGTGCTTGGTCTTCATGACGTTCGAAATGGCAGTAAACTTGCGGTTTTCCTGCTGCATATCCTGCTGAAGGTTTAAATACTGCAGGTTGAACTGTTGGTTCATTTCCTGCATTTCTCGAGTTGCTTGCATCATGATCGCGCCTTCACTACCGCCTGCGGCCAGTGATGCTACGGAATCCATGGTGCCACTTCCACCGCTCACACCTTGTGAGCCTCCACCTACAACGCTGCCTGAGCCTGCGCTAAGACCGGTTGAGTTTGGAGCTGCAGAACCACCAGATTGAGCTGATTTCAATGAACCAAGCCCTGTAATGGCTGCTGAGAGCACTGCGCCACCTGGAATGAATGGAGCAGCCATGTTGCCTGCATTCATTACCGTGTTTGCGCTTTTAGACAGCCCTGTACTTAGAACATCACCGAAACTTGTTCGTGAAGTCTGGCGTGATCGGCTGCTATCGATTTGGACCCTAAGGCCTGCGTTGTTGTCAGAACTAATTCGGCTCATAATAAATCTCCTCCGCGTCTCGGGTATCGTTTTGGGGGCGTCCCGATGACGACCGTTTTGCCTTGTGTTGGTACATTATCCGCAGGGTCCGATTTGGGTTGAAAAAAAACCGATACATTAAAAATCATTCTATCCTGCAGGGTTACCTTCCATGGAAGTCTTGGTTTGGAAGAGATAGTCCATTAAATCGGCCGCGCGCTCGACTGCAGCGATCGCTTTTTTCGAAGCAGATTTATCTTTTGGGGTCGTTGCTCCCGCATCAAACTGCTCTAAGTTGCCGAGAATACTTGATAATTGCGTCGAAACACCATCGGGTGTCTCTGCTTCGAGTAGTTTCTCGATTCGAGCGAACCCTACGGACTGACTTTCGGGTGTAGGAGCACTCGCTTGTTTTGGGGTGACGGGCCCAGCAGGGGCGCCGGCTTGCATGTCACCGATTTTAAAGGATTTTAGCTCGTCGTCGGCCATGATGGCTCCTTGAGACTTAAAAGTTTCCAAACGAAAATGACGATCGTCTGTACTATTACTATGACTCAAACCCATGTGGCAGGCAATTGCCATGCTGCTGCTCAAGATCCCAATTGGTCCCCAGCTTTAGGACCTTTGCCCGCAACCCAAGATGATGCGTCCATCAGTTTGCTCCCAGCAGGTTTTACTTCTTGGACCAGCAGGCTTTGCTCACCGCAAGCAATCTGCAGGCCGCGCTTATTGGCCTGGATAACGTGGCCGGGTGTTCCGCTCTCTAGCGCAAGAGCGGCCTTGGTGATCACAACGCGGGTATCACCAAACATTGTAAACGTACCTGGCCATGGATGGTGGGCACGTAATTGACGTTCGAGAATGGCCGCAGGCTTAGAAAAGTCCAGACGACCATCTTCTTTAGAGAGCATCGGGGCATGGGTGGCCAAGCTGTTGTCTTGTGGCTCGGGTGTGCTTTGGCCGCTCAAAATGTCTTCGAGTTGATCAATCAGAAGTTTGGCACCCAACTCTGCGAGTTTAACTGTAAGGGTTCCACAAGTATCGGTGGGCGCAATAGTTATGGCGCGCATGGCGTGAACGTCGCCAGTGTCCATACCTTCATCGAGTTGCATAATGCTGACACCGCATTCAGCGTCGCCATTTACAATGGCTTGGGTAATCGGTGAGGCGCCTCGGTACTTGGGAAGCAGGGACGCGTGAACATTGACGCAACCGAGCTCAGCCATTTCTAAGACCGACGTTGGCAAAATTTTACCGTAGGCCGCGACCACTACAAGATCAGCCTTAAATTCGCGCAAGGCTTCCAGCGATTCAGCTTTTCGTACGCTTTTAGGTTGGTAAGTGGGGATACCGCGTGAGTCTGCCGCTGTTTTCACTGGGCAAGGGGTAAGTTTACGCCCTCGACCCGCTCGCTTATCCGGCTGAGTGACCACACCAACGATCTGACAGAGGTCTGGCCGTTCGGCCAACATGGTAAGGCTTGGGACCGCAAAGGCTGGAGAGCCCATAAAAAGAATGCGTTTTGTATTCACGATGTAGACGCCTGGAAATGAGAGTTAGAGATTGGCCGCGGCTTCAACGCCGTCGTCAATGCCCGACTTTTTAATTTTGTTCATTTTGCGCTTCACAGAGTCGCGCTTGAGCCTGGATAGGTATTGAACAAACACCTTGCCGTCTAAGTGATCGATTTCATGCTGAAGAGCCACGGCATAAAGACCGGCGGCTTCAAGTCGAAAGATTTCACCATTTCGGTTCAGGGCTTCAATCTCGATGTGTTCCGCGCGGGTGACTTCATCGGTATAGCCAGGGACCGAAAGGCAGCCTTCCTCCCAGACAATGGAGCCTTGTCGTGCCACAATCTTAGGGTTGATAAATTCCTGTGCTCCCTTAAACAAAAAGGCATCCAGCTCATCTTGGATTTCGGGGGTATCAGCCGCCTCTTTGGATGGGTCCAAATCAATGACCAAAACCCGAACGGGTTCAGCAATTTGCGTTGCCGCAAGCCCAACACCATTGGCTTCGTACATGGTTTCAAACATGTCATCTACGAGGGTGCGGATACTGTCATCCACATTTTCAACCGCCTGAGCCACTTCACTGAGTGCTGGATCGGGCCAAATTCTGATTTTGCGAACCGCCATATCAACTCCTTATGAGGTTCCAATGTCACGCCACAGTCATAACGTCAACAGGATCCGGTCTTTGGGAACATATCATATTTACAGACGATTTCGGGGATTTAGAGAGATTATGAGCGGGGTAGGTTGCGAGCGTAGGCAAGCCTTAGGCTGTCGTCTTGCAATACATCGTAGGCATCATCCAACACCCGTTCAATTTCAATAAGTTCGCGCTTGTATTGATTACAAACAGCATCAGAGAAATTGGTTGGGGCGTATTCTTGGATCAGCTTTTTATGGGCTTGGGTAATTTCGTAAGGGGTTGCCTGACGAGAAACACCCAAGATCGTAAAATAGTCCTGATGCCGAGTTTGTTCGACTTTATCTTCGAGTCGGCGACGATCGAGTAGGTCGGCGGAAGAGGAACCGTCTAGGTTGTAACCTTCGTTTCCTCTTACGAGTACTTGGACTAGGTCCAAAGTAAGTAGACCGGCCATCACTTGATAAATCGCCAGCGGCCCGAGGCCTGTGCTGAAGACAATTTCTTCAATATTTCGGGTTCCATCGAGCATCCGCACGGCCTGGCGCTCTCGAGCCTCGAGTCCAAGAAGCTCAGCGTCGAGTTGACCATCTGCAAGAGGCTTAAGAAGCGTACTTGGTGGACCGACGACGGTCATGAGCCGTGGCAGTAAATATTTACGCCGGATACCTTCAATGATTAGGCTACGCGGGTCATCACGCAATCGAACCTTTTGGTCTTCTTCGATTTCTTCTTCTCGAAACTGATAGCTTGCTTGTTGCCACTCGAAAATACTCGCGCACACTTCTTTAATGTGACCACGAACGGATTCGAATAGTTCTTCGGGCTTGAGCTGGCCTTCGGCAACCAAGAGAGCACCAATCCGTCGGCTACCTTGAATATTACGCAGACGAAGTGATTGGTATTGGGCGCGAGTAATTTTTCCTTCTCGGTAGAGGAAGTCTTCAATCTTGTCGAATCTCTGATTGGAGAACGTTTCTACTGGCGAGCCGCGCTCGAAATAAACAACTTTGTGAATGTCTTGGTGGTGAAAATCGACGCGCCCACTGACTTGTTTACGCCAGATATCGGTAAAGAGAATCGCGACTTCGTTCGGGCCTTGGATGGTACCGTGGCCTGCTTCAATGCTTCCCTGCGATTGACCAAGAGATGTGTTGCTCTTGGCGCCGGGCATGGCTGCAGGTTGACGGGACTCAGCCATTGCCTTCGTGTGACTAAAGGCTTGCGGAGCCGGTGAAGGGTGTCCGTAAACCGATTGCATGTTTTCGCGGAGCTCGGGCTCAAGGTTTGGATCTAGAGCATCCACTCTGCGCTTCTCTTGATTCTCTTGGTAGAGACGCTCTTGATCGAGTTGCAAACGAACATTTTGTTCGGTTTGACGACGGATGTCATCCTCGATGTGTTGGCGTTCTTGTTGCTCTTGGAGGCGCCGCGTGGCTTCTTCATTTTCTTGGCGAAGCAGTTGTTGTTCTTGGTCTCTCAACTGATCTTCGAGTTTAGAGCGTTCCTCTATGCCGCTGCGCCACCGCTCCTGATCATCTGAACGACGTCGTAGTTCGTCTTCCAGTTGGCCTTTACTCGACTGGATGTAGTCTTTGAGTTCATCGGCGAGTTTGTCAGCTCTGGCCTGGGCCTGTTCTTTTTCCTGCTTGAGTCGTTCTTTCTCTTCAGTTGCCCGCTTTTCTCGTTCGCTGAGCCGTGCCTGGTCTTGCTCAAGACGTCGCCGCTCTTCTTCTTCTTTTTTAT
Protein-coding sequences here:
- the def gene encoding peptide deformylase gives rise to the protein MAVRKIRIWPDPALSEVAQAVENVDDSIRTLVDDMFETMYEANGVGLAATQIAEPVRVLVIDLDPSKEAADTPEIQDELDAFLFKGAQEFINPKIVARQGSIVWEEGCLSVPGYTDEVTRAEHIEIEALNRNGEIFRLEAAGLYAVALQHEIDHLDGKVFVQYLSRLKRDSVKRKMNKIKKSGIDDGVEAAANL
- a CDS encoding ATP-dependent helicase HrpB; the encoded protein is MDPTGGGISKAAGELMKEMQQAQEQLQKLQEQQGGADGANFQDSMQAQQAQQTQQAQQVNQVQEVQPSRTVEGTTQSANVLLQAQQGGPVSSTTVGQAAKVERSKMTEVVEQLVSGQDKMAGIMKMALSGKKFNSSELLAMQAGIYRFSQELEITSKVVEKATSGIKQTMNTQV
- a CDS encoding methionyl-tRNA formyltransferase gives rise to the protein MNTKRILFMGSPAFAVPSLTMLAERPDLCQIVGVVTQPDKRAGRGRKLTPCPVKTAADSRGIPTYQPKSVRKAESLEALREFKADLVVVAAYGKILPTSVLEMAELGCVNVHASLLPKYRGASPITQAIVNGDAECGVSIMQLDEGMDTGDVHAMRAITIAPTDTCGTLTVKLAELGAKLLIDQLEDILSGQSTPEPQDNSLATHAPMLSKEDGRLDFSKPAAILERQLRAHHPWPGTFTMFGDTRVVITKAALALESGTPGHVIQANKRGLQIACGEQSLLVQEVKPAGSKLMDASSWVAGKGPKAGDQLGS
- a CDS encoding sigma-70 family RNA polymerase sigma factor, whose product is MTESAAESSGKRKKTKQPDIDFSDSKAVVEQYTPYVRSIAGKVRKKLPPDIEFDDLVEYGMIGLLEAAQRFDPEAGANFMTFAYYRIRGAVYDGLRSMGWMSRTEYAKARFEERANEYLAAVAFAEESGEQAPENPFEHAVQDLAAAVEGLAAVYLTAIDGTEGLQLEDTNNPLPEEALGLEQARALVRKTIAGLGDQERQLMEMYYYREMSLQEVGDHLGLSKSWTSRLHGRVVDKLRRILYDDLG
- a CDS encoding DUF4388 domain-containing protein → VEAAPVEAAPVEAAPVEAAPVEAAPVEAAPVEAAPVEAAPAEAAPATATGADPALLDEANQRAQALQDELNAIKAQLEQEAQAKAELEEKVTSAAQTEEKLNKELKERTSSLLKKNQKIDELQEASKKALEEFEEKHHAHETETANHHMAIEATVDKQLEEIRELAEQLKETRLKLTDESGRYKKEEEERRRLEQDQARLSEREKRATEEKERLKQEKEQAQARADKLADELKDYIQSSKGQLEDELRRRSDDQERWRSGIEERSKLEDQLRDQEQQLLRQENEEATRRLQEQQERQHIEDDIRRQTEQNVRLQLDQERLYQENQEKRRVDALDPNLEPELRENMQSVYGHPSPAPQAFSHTKAMAESRQPAAMPGAKSNTSLGQSQGSIEAGHGTIQGPNEVAILFTDIWRKQVSGRVDFHHQDIHKVVYFERGSPVETFSNQRFDKIEDFLYREGKITRAQYQSLRLRNIQGSRRIGALLVAEGQLKPEELFESVRGHIKEVCASIFEWQQASYQFREEEIEEDQKVRLRDDPRSLIIEGIRRKYLLPRLMTVVGPPSTLLKPLADGQLDAELLGLEARERQAVRMLDGTRNIEEIVFSTGLGPLAIYQVMAGLLTLDLVQVLVRGNEGYNLDGSSSADLLDRRRLEDKVEQTRHQDYFTILGVSRQATPYEITQAHKKLIQEYAPTNFSDAVCNQYKRELIEIERVLDDAYDVLQDDSLRLAYARNLPRS
- a CDS encoding tetratricopeptide repeat protein, with amino-acid sequence MSEQEIVQGIIDIPQKQLTLLLESGYLYMELGKMKEAEEVFHGVAALIPHSEVPHIALGHIYFAQGHFNPALKANQKAVELNPGSAAAHAAVGEILLFLNQSGKALASLDKAIACDPESPAAAFAKALKEAHGVGVFG